One genomic region from Candidatus Methylomirabilota bacterium encodes:
- a CDS encoding polymer-forming cytoskeletal protein, with amino-acid sequence MAIFGGKVSKPPVKSADLSAYIDEGSEIEGKYSFSGTLMLNGKFSGEIQTQDTLIIGEKGVVNAIVRAGTVIISGEVVGNVNATERVELRGTARVFGDVEAPVVIVEEGVLFEGHCRMNKGRLDSPAPRDAALIPLAP; translated from the coding sequence ATGGCCATCTTCGGCGGCAAGGTCAGCAAGCCACCCGTGAAATCTGCCGACCTGAGCGCGTACATCGACGAGGGGTCGGAGATCGAAGGTAAGTACAGCTTCAGCGGCACCCTGATGCTCAACGGCAAGTTCAGCGGCGAGATCCAGACCCAGGACACCCTGATCATCGGCGAGAAGGGCGTCGTGAACGCCATCGTCCGCGCCGGCACCGTCATCATCAGCGGCGAGGTCGTCGGCAACGTCAACGCCACCGAGCGCGTGGAGCTGCGCGGCACCGCTCGCGTGTTCGGTGACGTCGAGGCGCCGGTGGTGATCGTCGAGGAGGGCGTCCTCTTCGAAGGGCACTGCCGAATGAACAAGGGCCGCCTGGACTCCCCCGCCCCGCGCGACGCCGCGCTCATCCCCCTGGCGCCGTAG
- a CDS encoding DMT family transporter encodes MPTTALVLVLAAAVLHSTWNALTKRAHHHLCFLWLAVTLASVLGAPVALGILATGGLSAAALPFVAATIVLHALYFYALGRAYQSGELSVVYPIARGLGVALVPGIALVVFDEWPSPLGVAGVALVVLGIVALHLGPAWLTRSGWPPLGAGTWWAVATGLTTAAYSLVDKAGVHHMHPVPYITLMFVGMSLALLPVVLPMWAALRREWRTNWRSIVAASVMTLAAYLLVLFAFRLSKTAYVVAARETSIVLSALIGTLWFREGQLVARLAGAAVILGGVVCVALAR; translated from the coding sequence ATGCCGACCACAGCCCTCGTTCTCGTCCTGGCTGCCGCCGTCCTGCACTCGACGTGGAACGCGCTGACCAAACGAGCCCATCATCATCTCTGCTTTCTGTGGCTGGCGGTGACGCTGGCGAGCGTGCTCGGCGCGCCGGTGGCGCTCGGCATCCTGGCCACTGGGGGCCTGTCCGCCGCGGCCTTGCCGTTCGTCGCCGCCACCATCGTCCTGCACGCGCTCTACTTCTACGCCCTGGGGCGCGCGTACCAGTCGGGCGAGCTGTCCGTCGTGTATCCGATCGCCCGCGGCCTGGGGGTGGCCCTGGTGCCCGGCATCGCCCTGGTGGTCTTCGACGAGTGGCCGTCGCCGCTAGGCGTGGCGGGCGTCGCCCTCGTGGTGCTGGGGATCGTGGCGCTCCACCTGGGCCCCGCCTGGCTCACGCGGTCCGGCTGGCCGCCTCTCGGGGCCGGCACGTGGTGGGCGGTGGCGACGGGGCTCACGACTGCGGCCTACTCCCTGGTGGACAAGGCGGGTGTCCATCACATGCATCCGGTGCCCTATATCACCTTGATGTTCGTCGGCATGAGCCTCGCGCTGCTCCCGGTCGTGCTGCCCATGTGGGCGGCGTTGCGGCGGGAGTGGCGCACGAACTGGCGGAGCATCGTCGCAGCGTCGGTGATGACGCTCGCCGCCTATCTGCTCGTCCTCTTCGCCTTCCGCCTGTCGAAGACGGCCTACGTGGTGGCCGCGCGCGAGACCTCCATCGTGCTCTCGGCGCTGATCGGGACCCTGTGGTTCCGGGAGGGACAGCTCGTGGCGCGTCTGGCTGGCGCCGCGGTGATCCTGGGCGGTGTGGTCTGTGTGGCGCTGGCCCGTTGA
- the hutH gene encoding histidine ammonia-lyase encodes MAAVSAVILDGSPLTLEMVERAARHGAPVELSAGARRFVTAGRAFIDRLVREGAPIYGITTGVGKLKDTLIPASERVRLQRNLVLSHAGGVGAPLAQDEVRAVMVLLAASLARGASGVRPEIVDALLACLNRRVHPVVPELGSLGSSGDLAPLAHIAACLIGEGEAWVDGRRVSAPEALAGAGLAPLQLEAKEGLALLNGTHLMAGLGALAVLDATRLEQVADIAGAMSLEALMGSNAAFDVRIHALRPHPGQLASAENLRRLTAESAIIASHRDCTRVQDAYSLRCMPQVHGSAREATASARAIITCELGSVTDNPLVFADDGVVLTGGNFHGEPLGLALDTLAIGLAQLAGISERRIDRLVNPLTNEGLPPFLSPHGGVHSGYMIAQYVAAALTSECKRLAQPASVDSIPASGYQEDYNAMAAGAALKARAAVRAVRQVLAIELLLATQALDLRAPLSPGRGSAAARDAVRRRIAPLDEDRYLKADLEAAIGLVEEGVVLAAVEEALGPLD; translated from the coding sequence ATGGCGGCGGTGAGCGCGGTCATCCTCGACGGCAGCCCGCTGACCCTGGAGATGGTCGAGCGGGCCGCCCGGCACGGCGCCCCGGTGGAGCTGTCCGCCGGCGCCCGCCGGTTCGTCACGGCCGGTCGAGCCTTCATCGATCGCCTGGTGCGGGAGGGCGCCCCCATCTACGGCATCACGACCGGGGTGGGCAAGCTCAAGGACACGCTCATTCCGGCCTCGGAACGGGTGCGCCTGCAGCGCAATCTGGTCCTGAGCCATGCCGGCGGCGTGGGCGCCCCGCTGGCCCAGGACGAGGTACGCGCCGTGATGGTTCTGCTGGCGGCCTCACTGGCCCGCGGCGCGTCCGGCGTCCGCCCCGAGATCGTCGACGCCCTCCTCGCCTGCCTGAACCGGCGCGTGCATCCGGTGGTGCCCGAGCTCGGCTCGCTGGGCTCGTCGGGCGACCTGGCGCCGCTGGCCCACATCGCCGCCTGCCTCATCGGCGAGGGCGAGGCCTGGGTCGACGGCCGCCGCGTGTCGGCGCCGGAGGCGCTGGCCGGGGCCGGGCTCGCGCCGCTGCAGCTGGAGGCCAAGGAAGGGCTGGCCCTGCTCAACGGGACCCATCTCATGGCCGGCCTGGGGGCGCTGGCCGTGCTCGATGCTACGCGACTCGAGCAGGTCGCCGACATCGCCGGCGCCATGTCGCTGGAGGCGCTGATGGGTAGCAACGCCGCCTTCGACGTGCGCATCCATGCGCTGCGCCCGCACCCCGGCCAGCTGGCCTCGGCCGAGAATCTGCGACGGCTCACCGCGGAGAGCGCCATCATCGCGTCGCATCGCGATTGCACCCGCGTGCAGGACGCCTACAGCCTGCGCTGCATGCCCCAGGTCCACGGCTCCGCCCGGGAGGCGACCGCCTCGGCGCGGGCCATCATCACCTGCGAGCTGGGCAGCGTCACCGACAACCCCCTGGTATTCGCCGACGACGGCGTGGTGTTGACCGGGGGAAACTTCCACGGCGAGCCGCTGGGCCTGGCGCTCGACACGCTGGCCATCGGCCTGGCCCAGCTCGCCGGCATCAGCGAGCGGCGCATCGACCGCCTGGTGAACCCGCTCACCAACGAAGGGTTGCCCCCCTTCCTGTCGCCTCACGGCGGCGTGCACTCCGGGTACATGATCGCCCAGTACGTGGCCGCCGCCTTGACCTCGGAGTGCAAGCGACTCGCCCAGCCCGCCAGCGTGGACTCCATCCCGGCTTCCGGGTATCAGGAGGACTACAACGCCATGGCCGCCGGCGCGGCGTTGAAGGCCCGCGCGGCCGTCCGGGCGGTGCGTCAGGTCCTGGCCATCGAGCTGCTCCTGGCCACCCAGGCGCTGGATCTGCGCGCGCCCTTGAGCCCGGGGCGGGGAAGCGCGGCCGCCCGCGACGCTGTTCGGCGGCGTATCGCGCCGCTGGACGAGGACCGTTATCTCAAGGCCGACCTCGAGGCCGCCATTGGCCTGGTGGAGGAGGGCGTCGTGCTGGCGGCTGTGGAGGAAGCGTTGGGTCCGCTCGACTGA